One region of Agelaius phoeniceus isolate bAgePho1 chromosome 12, bAgePho1.hap1, whole genome shotgun sequence genomic DNA includes:
- the CCNE1 gene encoding G1/S-specific cyclin-E1 isoform X2 produces MRARKRKADVATFLQDPDEEIAKMEMTRKKPCEKQKSWTNIHEHAHMLIPTPDKDDDPVRVDYSRFIHLSVVPTRATPLPALGWANKDDVWKNMINKEETYVRDKFYMQRHPQLQPKMRTILLDWLMEVCEAYKLHRETFYLAQDFFDRFMATQQDVVKTLLQLIGVTSLFIAAKLEEIYPPKLHQFAYVTDGACTEDEIISMELIIMKALNWNLNPLTVVSWLNIYLQVAYLNDLYEVMLPQYPQQIFVQITELLDLCVLDIGCLEYTYGILAASALYHFSSSELMQKVSGYEFCEIEDCVKWMVPFAMALREVGSSKLKHFSGIAPEDLHNIQTHINSFDLLDRAQAKQAILAEQNRTSPFPTGVLTPPQSSKKLSSGLQSI; encoded by the exons AAGTCCTGGACTAACATCCACGAGCATGCCCACATGCTGATTCCCACTCCGGACAAAGACGACGATCCCGTCCGTGTCGATTACTCGCGCTTTATCCACCTGAGCGTTGTTCCCACCAGAGCTACCCCTCTGCCAGCTCTAGG CTGGGCAAACAAGGATGATGTATGGAAAAACATGATAAACAAAGAAGAGACCTACGTGAGGGATAAATTCTACATGCAAAGGcacccccagctgcagcccaagaTGAGAACCATCCTTCTAGACTGGCTAATGGAG GTTTGTGAAGCCTACAAACTTCATAGAGAAACTTTTTATTTAGCACAAGATTTCTTTGATCGCTTTATGGCCACACAACAGGATGTTGTAAAAACACTATTACAGCTTATTGGTGTCACTTCTCTGTTCATAGCAGCAAAGCTTGAG GAAATTTATCCACCAAAGTTGCACCAGTTTGCCTATGTTACAGATGGAGCCTGTACAGAAGATGAAATCATCAGTATGGAATTGATCATTATGAAG GCTCTTAATTGGAACTTAAATCCACTGACAGTTGTATCGTGGCTAAACATTTACCTGCAAGTTGCATATTTAAATGATCTTTATGAAGTAATGCTGCCACAATATCCACAGCAGATATTTGTACAAATAACAGAG CTCTTGGATCTCTGTGTGCTGGATATTGGCTGCTTGGAATATACCTATGGAATACTTGCAGCTTCTGCTTTGTATCACTTCTCCTCATCTGAGCTGATGCAGAAAGTTTCAG GTTATGAGTTCTGTGAGATAGAGGACTGTGTGAAATGGATGGTCCCATTTGCCATGGCTCTGAGGGAAGTAGGAAGCTCCAAACTCAAACACTTTAGCGGGATAGCTCCTGAAGATTTGCACAATATACAGACACACATCAACAGCTTTGATTTGCTG GACAGAGCTCAAGCAAAACAAGCCATATTGGCTGAGCAAAATAGGACTTCACCTTTCCCCACTGGTGTCCTTACACCACCACAGAGTAGTAAGAAACTGTCTTCTGGACTACAATCAATCTGA